From Etheostoma cragini isolate CJK2018 chromosome 3, CSU_Ecrag_1.0, whole genome shotgun sequence:
TTGCGGCTGTCAGTGAAGGGCTGAAAACATAATGATTGCTGCCTGCTGCTTAAACCTCTCTAAACAGCGTCACACACCACTGCGGCTGTGTGGGTGTCATAGTTATGCATCGggataaatataaaatgatgatgatatgGCTTGTAGCCAGAAGAGACTCAGAATAGCACATTACTGGAGTGTGATCTTTGGGGTTGCACAAACCGCTGCACCCGTTTGCCTTTAGCCCATTTTGGTTGCACACTATCGGTTGTGTGCACTCATGCTAAGGAGAGAGATGCTGTGAAATCCCTGACAGGGCCTCATATCTTCACAGCCAAGAGGGATGCATTTACTTCTTTAAGAAACAAATTTCTCATTACTTTTTCTGAATATCTATATAGACTTCATTTCATGCTTGGCCTGTATTTCACCTCAGATTTAAGCAGAAATGCCAATGACAGAATGCCTTGTTAGGAACAATCAGTactggcaaaacaaaaaagaatcgACTtgactttgtttcatttttaaattgaaggTACGTTTGTGTGAGTTTCCACCTCTTTAAAAGGTAAggctctttaaaaaatatgtaaaatgatctaggttatatatttttttggagTTGTGTAGTTACACTGTCCCAACTGTTTCCACCAAATATCAAACCAAGAGAAATCTGTTATTTCATTTCTGACACGGGACATTTCCTTTAGTCGCCTTTCAGTGGCCTCATAAGGCGCGGAGCGGGGGGCGGGTCTGGGCCCGCCCACATCGACAGCTGCTCCGCCCAATCAGAAAATCAAAGTTAAGTTTGTTGGTGCGCAAAGCGCTGTAACAATCACAACCACCATGGATTTCTGTTGGAAACTTTATTCACTGTTGGCCTGCTTTTTCATTACTAAATTGACTTTTAAGACGTTATACAAAAATTGTTGGCTAATGGCAAATTTGGTTTGACTGTGTCAGAGTTCTGACGGTGTAAAACAGACCCCGCTGTGAGCTGGCTGGAGCTCCATCAGGAGACTCGCAGACAAGAGGCATTTATTTCTCTGATCGTTTGTTACACATATCCATCATAAAATGAACTGTGGTTTGTTGAAGTCAAAATGCTCCACAAGAGATTTCGGGCGTAACGCAACAAGCTCGCTGACCggtctgtctcacacacacaacacacacacacacaccggccacAGAGCAGGCTGAGAAGAAAGAGAGCAGCGTGTGACAGGGCATAGAGACACCCGTCTCCCTCTGACAGTcttgtaaataaattattacaTGTAGATTAGAGCTGTTAGTCTTCCTCTAATAccattcaaatttaatttatctgtattaatattcaaataatagTGAGTAGATTCTGCAGTAGGGGATTTTGAAAATGGCCACAGTGTGAGGAGCTTGTGTTTTACTGACCCAGCAGGTGGTGTAGTCTATGTTTTATGCAGGTATACGTAGGCTAAGAAAACTCCTGGATTTAccatatacccacttaaaaaaGTGCAATGACATGTAACATactttgcattattattttgatatagTTTGAattgttgtctgttttatttatttggataCCCTGATTAAAGGTATTTCCActgtaaattggtgcataaaagtgtgTCAGAATGCAGGCTATTAAGTCTCTGACACACTATGATTTGGCCCCCCATCCTGGCCCATACATATACTGCACAGTACAATACACCCAGTACAATACATTAGATACATACGTACATTACTGGTCCCAGAACACTGGGGCCTGGCAGATTGAAAGTTTCTCACAACTACagtagttactttttttttttaaaagaaagccTCATATTTTCTGAATTCTAAACTGCTTTGATTTGGAAACACCCTAGATTCAGGTCCACCTCGATTTAATCCAGGCCAACCCATCTGTCACGTTCTGCTTCCGCAACTGGGCGTCATACAACCTTTCTTCTTGTTTCTCgtaacttactttaaaaaaaacaagaaatgatgcactgcGTTTTCTGCCACAAGACATCATTTTTGATTAattacatgccactttgcaaAACAAATATAGCCTACAGCAGAGATGTTATTTATTGATGCATTTCAATAGATCCTGCTTGAAATTACTACAATGTGCTTGTTCACAAGTAGCTAACATAAATGCTTGGTGGATAACATTGTACAGTTACATTGTTTAACAATCTCATAAAGTTATTAgtagtatgatttttttgaccacAGATAAACGCAGCACTGGGTTAACCCACAAATGAGTTATTTATGGCCTATAAATAGACAACTAATCTAATGCTAATTTTGCCAGCTAGCACACCCCGGTCTGTCTGCCTCACTTCCCCAGCGCAAAGAGACTTAATTTGGGATTAGGAGCTGACATCAGCCCCAGGGCACGTAGCAATAGCTAGTTGGTTAGCCCCTAGCCAGCCAACAGCTAGCCACTATTATTACGGCAATCCGTAGCCGGCCAGCACTTAACTCCAGTGCCGGGTCCTTGCGATGCTAACGGTAGTTTAATGAAGCGTCAGGAAACAGACCATATCAAACCCAGGTATCCGAGTCACAACAGCGGCCATCAATAATGTTAGCTACATCTCAGTTAGCGCTACTGTTGTTCATGCCAAAAATCAGACTCCATGTCAAATTGTTCCCCCTTCGCGATTAGCTATCTTTACATTTAGCTAAATTAACCCCGAAGAAAGGTGGGTTAAAGGGATGGTctggagtaatttcaccctagggtcctttgcaccatgacctCAAGCCAAACaccccccagaagcttttttcccTTGGTTTAACATTGGTTGATGCAGGCTTTAATGGAACCAAAGGTGTATCTCATAAATTATCCTTCTAATGTACCAAACctctacagtagtacaaatatgtactgataaaacaagacattggaTACCATgatggtccaaaatgatgttaaaatgaacagttaGCACAGTAAAATAAGTTGTTTTAAACACTACATTGAAAGGGTGCCAGGCCCCCCTAAAGCTCAGATCCCAGAAGTCCCTGATTCAAAGTTTTTACATCCAGTAATTACGTGTCCATAAAGTAGTTTTTAATCGATACTGGTGGAGTCCACCATTCCCATGCTGCATTCAAATTAACTTTCACACGCACCAGGGACTCCCAGGGAAACAATGCATGGGTGTAATCCAGAGTGATTCTACCTCATTAACGGCTTCACTGTTTATTGTTCACTCTTTCCATCATGTCATAGCGGAGATAAAAGGCCTACGAGAGAGTTCATCTGCAGTACAGCAATAGGCTTTATAATCAAATTAGGTGAATAACTCTAATGTCAGTTCGATATGTCAACGCTGTAATCCAAGCAGCAGCAAGCACAAACAGCCTGTATTACCAGAGAGAGTCCAGAACTGCAGACATCATCTGGAACTTCGCATATCGCCAGAGATCATTTACCTCCCAggataaatactaaaatattcATCAAAGGAATTCTGAGTTGATGATGAATCATATCATGTTCCCTCTACAAATTGGAGTGATCCTGATCATATACAATTTAGAATAACATCAGATCTTGTTCATATATGCACAATTTAGTCTAATTTTtaatgtcaatgtgtgtgtgtgtgtgtgtgtgtgtgtgtgtgtgtgtgtttagtcagTGGAGCTGTAACAATTTCAAATTGTGCCGTACAActaattgtctcagaaataattgtgattaacaaTACAATTGTCTCTAAgtcaaacgtgttttttttctcttcaattttaataaagttttgaataaatcccagaatacatatttttgttatatgACTGTAATGTGACCACGCCTCTTTATCATCATAAAAAAGAAtttaactgttgtttttgttgctgtgaaCATGTACAGGGTCACGTGCTAAAACTAAtaacaattgaaataaaaatactcaGTCCAACCAATAATCACTCCTATAATTATACTTtggcatatctaaacaaaatcgACAACTACCAGTAATACGCCTTAAgacgttagctaatgttagcaattaatcGCAGTATAACAAAGACGATTATGCAAATTAATTGGCAAGACTagattattttgtaataatcGTTACAGGCCTATGGACAGGAGCAATGTAGTGCAGTGAAACCGGGATTAATAAAAGCCAACCTCCAGTCAGGCTCATCTGTCACCTGTGATTCACCGAAGCCTGAGAGCGGCTGAGAGGACCAGAGGCAGCAGGAGGCCAGGAGACACTCGTCTGCTACCTGAGACGAGTCCGGGCCCATACTGGTCCAGGAGCTGCAGGGCCACACCGTTGGTCCAGCCAAAACCAAGCTACAGACAGGGCAACACGGCCGAGCATAAGGGACGttttactttttacactttAGCAAAGCAGCAAATACAGGGATACAAACATCACTAAGAATCAAAACAAGTGGTTTATTTGTGCTGGTGGaaataaagtaagaaaaactaaatttaaaagtaCAATAAGTACCAACAGGGTagaacattataaaaaaaagatgagatggATAATGTACATGAGCATGCAGATGTGTCCAAGTTAGGAAACAGAAGGGAGGTTGGAAGAATTGACAGGGCTCTGCATGAAATTAGAAATACTATAGACTGAAGCACTGGTCCGTGACATTGCTTCCACAACAATCTCTTCCCATAGACAAATGGCAGTAGATTTGATTTTGGAGATGCGTGAAATCAGCAaacttgtttatttgtgttgtcattttcagcCGTAACTGTAACATTTAAGCACGGCCGTCTCTGCTttgcttattttctttcctgtgttgCTTTGCTACCGTCGTTGATAAACCAAATCTAAAGTTACGAACTGACTGCTAGTTTGGCTAGTTTGTTCTGCAGTGTGTGGCCCAACAGGTAAATTAGCTCTCCGAGCTAACTTTAGTCACAGTGTTGACAGaggcgtagcacaaaattctgggccctatAGAAAGGCATTCTCTATGGGTCCCTtcccacatccacagctattcattctaagATCTTATCGGGCCCTCCTCTCTCCCTAAGTTATTGTAAACCCACATTATGGTTGGATCTATAAGCACATTTGTTTGacaccattaaaaaaagaaaggaaataccTGAACTTCGTATTCTCCTCCACCCCCAGGTTTGCCATCGCCGTTCACATCATACtgtgaggaagagaaagatTACTGTCTGAACTAGCTGGGTTATCACTGTGCAACAACAAGCTGTGACATACTGAATCCTTTAAAAGAGACTCACCTTCTCAAACATGGCTTCATATTTCATGTATGCCAACCAGTTTGTCTTGATCCAACGCTGGGCCAAATCAAAGGCTAGTTCATTTGCATCCTCTGAGGGAAGCTTGGACAAACCTGGAAATACGAGACGATTGCTATCATTAAACATGCCTACGAAAGTCTTTAAATTAAGCCCACAGGTTGTCTTGAGAAAGATTACACAatcatgctaaagttgattaaaaagaagattaaaaacatcttttggaaattgaacttaatgccttaattcaaacaAATTAGTAAActtcaaccttttaaggacaccaattttctgaAATTGTCTTCCTTAAAATACGGGGGCATAAGTATAAACACCCTTATGTTAAATTTCTAttgaggcaggcagattttattttaaaaggccaattatttcctgcattctgataaagttcccttggcctttggaattaaaacagcCCCCCATCAAATACTCTTACCATCCATAGAGAtgggcatggggaactttccataaaatcatctctcaatgaaaatccaaccagctattaggctaactgaaataaaaacatgccaatctctaggcatggtgaagggtatgtgatgataggGGGTTGGTTTGATTCCAAAGGCcaagaaatccatgaaataactggccttaaaataaaaatgtgcctgcctctatgggaatttaacataggggtgtgtatacttgtGAACCCTGCATTTTAAGGAAGagcatttattaatttacaatacattatttaatcgCAAAGGAAATTGAAAGAGAAGTTTTAGAAAGATTCAGCAGGGCAGGGATTCTAATCGTACAGACTCATCAGTCCATCTCTGATCATGTGTCCCACAGACAAGACTATATAAAACAGAGTAAAGCAGTCAGAGCATCACCAGAGACAATATAACAAGTGTCTGCTGATCTCTGGGGGTGGTCCCGTCTCAAGTCAAAtatgaaatacaatacatttcaaGAGCCTTGAACAGGTACTGTGTGAAGTTACTGAACACTGGTTGCACTATGGAGCACTGTTCTTGTTTGTACTGTACACACGCACAGATGAACACAGATGTGCACACAGATGTGATATGTTTTCCTGGAGCTGCAGAGATTAATCGATACAATTTCTAtgattccagcttctaaaatgtgaatatgtttaaGTCATTTCTCACCACTGTGATAGTAAAcggaatatctttgagttgtggacaaaacaagtcatttgaggacgtcatcttgggatTAAGAAACActtaacattttatagaccgAACAACTAATTGGTCCAAGCTAATGATATCCACCTCTAGGACACGCAGACACTGTTTTCAAGGAAACTCCACAGAGAACCTCTAAGGGCGTGGTGTAAACAGATATGAAtatacaaagaaaacagaacaggtcaagaagtattcagatcctttcccgcagtaaaagtactaataccacgcTGTCAAACTACTctcttacaagtaaaagtcctgcattaaattAAGTGTTAGTCTGTAAGTAActtcaggaaaatgtacttgaattattaaaagtaaaagtactccaTGCTTACAACTCCTCCCATTGTTGCaagagtaaaggatccaaacagttgtgtgtttaatggtctaatcatttcagctggacttgtaggccatTATTTTTTGGCTAAATGTAATTAGTCACACCCCACTACTGCATGTCATCATCAGTACAGGTATCAAGCACTTCACAGTGGCTGAGTGATGTATTGCAGCCTACCATGGATGAGCATGTGTTGCAGAGGAGGCCAGGCGTTGGGATAGTCCCACTGCTGCCCAGACTCTACCAGCGACGTTGGGACTCCATTGGGAAACTGGAGAGCACCGCTCCCCTGCACACACAGGAAAAGCAGAGACCAtcagaatatacagtacatgggtTAGACCAGCGCAGTGTGTGAGTGCCCTCTGCTGGAGCAAAAGAAGCACCAATTACAAAAGCACATGGAACATCCGACTAGCTTCTGAGCAGAGAGAGGATTCAGGGCTCAAAATGGTGGCGGGGAAATAAACAAGCAACAATCTCTCCTCCACAATGACAATGAGTACACTTGCGTGGAATTTGCCATGGTGAATGCTGAAAACATATTACACataattatgaaataaacaataagaaaacaattatATACAATCAAAATGACTGTtgcataagaaaaaaagaggcttaATGGGTTAAGTGCAAAGTCCAGGATGATGGATAGTGCATACATAGTGTAGTGACTAGggtagatgttttttttgtagtccaAAATGTCAACGTGTCCCTTTTCAGACAGTGTGTTAGTGGTGTTGAAGACCAAAGACCACAGTCGTATTTAACCACAGGGAAGGGACATCTGCAGGTATGTTAGTGTGTttaatgctaataataataatccgcTGGAACTGAAGAGGAGACGAGTCATACTGGGCAGCTGTGCGCCTTGCCTTATCAGGATTAATACAGGGTTCTTTCACACAAATGGCGAATAACACACAGCCGGGagtaattttattattatgtggTGTTGCACTGCATTATATTCAGAGGGGTTTCTAATGTTTTGGCCCACTCATGTATGGAAATAAGGTCAAAAACACCTTCAAAtataatgtaggctacttaaaaTAAGTTCAAGCTTCAATACCCTCAATTCTAAACTAATTGTTCCATTCGGAAATACGTTTCAATTGTACTGTTATTTCCACTTGCCAAATACCTCTATGTATTGTAATGTTTAACCAAAATTAGACTAAATAACTAGAATGGACTAGAATAAatatcatgggaccttttagTAGTTTAGGGTAAGggtagaccttcctccacagcactgcaaagcagggtctggctggtccaagCACCATTCTGGGATGGTaggaaaaacgtgctctggtttatgtacatacagtggtttgagaaaatgtacacatccatgataaagttaattaaaaagaggagaaaaaaaatcatcttttgggaattgatcttaatgccttaatttaaaaaaaattagggaaatccaaccttttaaggacatcaattttctttgacaatgataatgtattgtaaataaataaatgttcttccttaaaatacagggggcataagtacacGCACCCCTATGtaaaattcccatagaggcaggcagatttttatttttaaaggccagttattacatggatcaggaaattatgcatcctgataaagttcccttggcctttggagttaaaataaccccccatcatcacatacccttcaccatacctataGATTGGCATGgtatttaatttgatttcagttagcttaatatcCGGTTTGATTCACATtaagagatgatcttatggaaagtaccccatggCTCTCTCtatagctctgttgtttgaattaaggcattaagatcaatttcctaAAGAtgatttattcctctttttaatcaactttagcatgggtgtgtaagctttctcaagccactgtgcATAGGCTCTATACGCAGAGCCTACGCAGATTTATACTCAACAATCTAGCCTCTCTCTTTAAGAGAACAGCAGAGCCGGTGTGTGTATCCGTGAGGGGATTGTGCGGTAGAGAGAGTGATGGGATTAGCTTCAGAGCGAGTACTGACTCCGGCAgtggagacagagaaacaaagtgtctcctctgtgctttctgaccactgTGGGAAATCTGTCGGAGGAAAAGTTAAGCCtgtccttgatttcatgtttctTATGAAGAAGGAGAACCAGAGAATGAGCCGGGGGAAATGATACCAAGCCACGGCGAGGCAGACCCAAAACAGTCGTTGCGGTCGGACTATATgctaataaattataatttatattttttattgatccccagtggggaaagtATAATTTACACTGTTAGttatcactacacacaggcctgaaatccACATGCATACTCAAAtgtagagatgtcagagtgagtgggctgccagctggagcAGCGCCctgtggcatctctccagctacggatccacactccatactttggtccgtacggggacttgaaccaagAACCCACCgcttcccaacccaactccacaagggctgagctactgccacccccaattttttcttcattggaaaatgaaaccaaataTTCAGTATATGCATAGCTACATACCATTAGATATCATGCGGGAGACTATGCATCTTTTGTAAGTTGGATGAAATGACCGTTTCAAATTAACTAAATGACCTATTCTTCCACATTTGTAAAATGAGACCACAAGGAAGCCTAGAAGGCCCACTAACCTTGAGATACTTTACTGCCTTCTCTGCCATCTCAGGCCGAGAATAGCACTGTGCCCAGACAGGTGCCAGGTTGGAGGGGTAAAACTCAAAGTGTTTTGAGTGATTCACCAGGCTGTAGTCGAACCAGGCTCCCCTCTCAGCATCCCACAGCACAGACTCTATGGCCTCCAGTCTGCGGGCTGCAGTCTGCTCATACAGGGCAGCAGCGTCAAGGTCACCTGGCCGGAAACAACGCACCCATGTTACGTAACAGCAGCTAGGAGCTAAAAGCAGTGTGCAGAACAACAGTGGTGGAAAACGTAAAAggcctgcattcaaaatgtaactttacccttgtgttgtcctcaggttcaatttgacccatttttttgtatttttaatatcaggaacttgtctttctttcaaccaaattacctaaaaataaaatgtatgccaTACAATGTTTCTCAAGTAAATTGACtgattactttgttttattgaatttcatGTCCTTggaagaaagttaaaaaaaagagaaagaaacgcccgaaaaaaaaaaaattacaataatttgtaaagaaataatgtaatataataatttgtgaAAAGTAGgctataaatgaaaaaaaaaaatatgtataaacaaaaaacagcaaaaatattGCAAAGAAGCGCCAAATggtggttgatgggaagacaacacaagtaaagtaaaagcaTGTATcgtcaggaaaatgtacttaaagtattcaaagtaaaagtactcaatgcagaaagttcctcccattttagaaagtgtaaaggaccCAAACAGTTCATTATcataatcatttcagctggactggTAGGCccttatattgttggctagttataataaaacattgtgttttaaaaaactaaatttttttgtgtacaaagttcttaatgtgtaaagtaactagagtctggctagtctacacaacattctgggatgggagaaaaacttgctctggtttattggcatttctttaaaccaatcacaatcgtcttgggtggtgcttAGCGCTAGACACAATAACgttgcctctgcaaaatagcctcgggaaggaactggttttggtgaaacgtgtgcGTTCAAGAGTTGTtgctgattggacagatagtctagctagctgtctggatttaccctgcacagatcagaggagcagttaaccatagtacTCAGAAATGtaccggagtttagaacgccaacagaGTAACCCCAAAAGTGGaaggttgtggatatagacttaAAGCCCGCTCACCTAGTATCCTGTGAAACGAAGCGAGAGTCTTCTCGTTGAGGCACAGGAGAGCGTTGAGGTCGGCAGGCAGGATCTGGCTGGTACGGGTCTCCCCGAGGGTGCCGTTCTTGTGGCCGTCACCGTCCATGTACCAGCGGGATGTGAAGTCCCACCCAGACTCTGCACCCGCTTTCAGATCCATCCACAGCTGCTCCTTACGGTCTGAGGcagaaaatacaacaacaactcaGCATTTCAAATGTGGTATCAATAGTAATATTCATGTATGGGTTGTTGTTAACTAGATGTTGGAAAAAGAACAATATGAaactcaattttatttgtagtgtcACAAGATCATAAGAGATGTTATCTCAGAACATTTCTCAGaaaaagtaggtctagaccacactcaaAATGGAACAAAATTAACAGGGTAATATTACTTCTGCTCATAAAGAAGGATTCTTTCAACCACCAAAAATATGAGCACTAATAGGCCATTACCATCAGTTAATCCTTCAGCTAATTCCAGGTCATCTGTGTAGGATTCAGGCCTAGAAAGAACAAAAGACATGGTTAGTGTGGGTGAAGGAACACCCTAAGACACCAACATatctcaaatgtgttttaattatttattagaTTTATTTCAGACGTACCTGGGCAAGCCCACCTGCACATGGTACCGGTTCAGTACATGCTCCGTCCCGTTTACTTCCACTGCCACAGAACGGTTCTGCATCCAGAACCGGTACTCCTGCTCCAGAGATGGCAACGCTGCTCTTTAACCATGCAAGTTTGTACAGACAGCAGGGAGCCATGTTTTAATTGACAATACCATTCACACTTAATATCATTACACACGAGAGTTGGCGTATCACATTCTAATTGAGTATTTTAAGGAAAACTAAACACCGGAGGTACTGACAGACAGCATTATTTTGTCCATTTTGGAAGAGAAGCAAGGCAGCTTAAAGATAATGTTTCTGGCAGGACATCAGGTCCGGACTAAATATCACCTGAGGAACTCTTTATCCTTGGTTGCTTGATAGTAGCTCTCCACCATTGCAGTGAGGAATGGAGGCTGACTGCGCCTTTCATAGTAAATCCGCCCACCGTTTGGGACGAAGCCATATCTGCAGGAGGGGTGATTGGAAAAAAGATCTTTTATTCCACAAATCTTGAAATCCCCCCTCGAGAGGTCCACACCCAAAGTTAGGTTGCTAGATAACTTATTCAAAATGAGAAAACTACGTGCAGCGggctggattttttttgtgctatgcagtactttttactcctctacattcatccgACAGCTTAAGttagttactttacactttaagagttttgcacacaaaacacatgtttatcaaatctgatgttttattataaatgaacaTCAATACAACAGCCTACACGTCCAGTtaaaatgattagaccattaaacacaat
This genomic window contains:
- the treh gene encoding trehalase, with translation MHTLVIFSFLSVALVACVNSAYPPPCDSEIYCTGPILHQVQKAKLFDDDKYFVDMKLRETPDVVLSAFRNLSNASPDSTVPPSKLQEFISTYFEKPGTEFEPWTPPDWHDKPKFLGGIADGELRTWAEKIHNLWKSLGRKMVSGVKDHPELYSQIYSPHPVVVPGGRFRELYYWDSYWVINGLLLSEMTATAHGMIRNFLDLVNRYGFVPNGGRIYYERRSQPPFLTAMVESYYQATKDKEFLRAALPSLEQEYRFWMQNRSVAVEVNGTEHVLNRYHVQVGLPRPESYTDDLELAEGLTDDRKEQLWMDLKAGAESGWDFTSRWYMDGDGHKNGTLGETRTSQILPADLNALLCLNEKTLASFHRILGDLDAAALYEQTAARRLEAIESVLWDAERGAWFDYSLVNHSKHFEFYPSNLAPVWAQCYSRPEMAEKAVKYLKGSGALQFPNGVPTSLVESGQQWDYPNAWPPLQHMLIHGLSKLPSEDANELAFDLAQRWIKTNWLAYMKYEAMFEKYDVNGDGKPGGGGEYEVQLGFGWTNGVALQLLDQYGPGLVSGSRRVSPGLLLPLVLSAALRLR